In the genome of Hymenobacter cellulosivorans, one region contains:
- a CDS encoding alpha-ketoacid dehydrogenase subunit alpha/beta codes for MPTAEPLVAAAAALSKEELLRDYRLGWESRQASLAGRKEVFMGKAKFGIFGDGKELPQLAMARAFQPGDFRSGYYRDQTFMLAAGELTLQQYFAQLYATPDAEAEPATAGRAMNGHFATRLLDEDGNFKNLAELKNSSADISPTAGQMPRLVGLAYASKLYRQNPELHELTQFSVNGNEVAFGTIGNASTSEGMFFEAINAAGVLQIPMLISVWDDHYGISVPAEYQTTKQSISEILAGFQRNAPGEQGFEIFVVKGWDYPALVDTYLRAAEVCRREHVPVLIHVTEVTQPQGHSTSGSHERYKSKERLSWEEEHDCLRKMREWLLSEGHASAEELDQIESETKDVVKKARVAAWDSFFNPIKQERDEAVALLEKLVAETGEENRLHEMVEQLRHNPTPIRADIVRTIKRALRLVRDTRSGARRSLQNHLEQALAENSDRYNSYLYSQSEQAALNIEVVPAEFAANTPQVDAREVLQACFEANFRRDPTIFAIGEDVGKIGDVNQAFAGLQDKFGELRVTDTGIRECTIVGQGIGAALRGLRPITEIQYLDYLLYAIQILSDDVACLQYRTKGGQKAPLIVRTRGHRLEGIWHSGSPIGMILSSIRGMHVLVPRDMTQAAGFYNTLLRSDEPALVIECLNGYRLKERIPQNVGEFTVPLGVPEILQEGQDITIVTYGSMCRIVQDAARQLAEVGISVEIIDVQTLLPFDIDHVIADSLRKTNRVLFADEDVPGGATAYMMQHVLDEQQGYRFLDSQPRCLAAQAHRPPYGSDGDYFSKPNAEDVFDAVYELMHEADPKRFPTIY; via the coding sequence ATGCCCACTGCTGAACCCCTCGTAGCGGCCGCTGCCGCCCTAAGCAAAGAAGAATTGCTCCGCGACTACCGCCTGGGCTGGGAAAGCCGGCAGGCCTCCCTGGCCGGCCGCAAGGAAGTATTCATGGGCAAAGCCAAATTCGGCATCTTCGGCGACGGCAAAGAGCTGCCCCAGCTGGCCATGGCCCGCGCCTTCCAGCCCGGCGACTTCCGCTCCGGCTACTACCGCGACCAGACCTTTATGCTGGCCGCCGGCGAACTGACCCTGCAGCAGTACTTTGCCCAGCTCTACGCCACCCCCGACGCCGAAGCCGAGCCCGCCACCGCCGGCCGCGCCATGAACGGCCACTTCGCCACCCGGCTGCTCGACGAAGACGGCAACTTCAAAAACCTGGCAGAACTCAAGAACTCCTCGGCCGATATTTCGCCCACTGCCGGCCAGATGCCCCGCCTCGTGGGCCTGGCCTATGCCTCCAAGCTCTACCGCCAAAACCCCGAACTGCACGAGTTGACGCAGTTTTCGGTGAATGGCAACGAGGTAGCCTTTGGTACGATTGGCAACGCCAGCACCTCGGAAGGCATGTTCTTCGAGGCCATCAATGCGGCCGGCGTGCTCCAGATTCCGATGCTGATTTCGGTCTGGGATGACCACTACGGCATTTCGGTGCCCGCCGAGTACCAGACCACCAAGCAGAGCATCAGCGAAATCCTGGCTGGCTTTCAGCGCAACGCGCCAGGCGAGCAGGGCTTCGAAATTTTCGTGGTCAAGGGCTGGGACTACCCGGCGTTGGTCGATACCTACCTGCGGGCCGCTGAGGTCTGCCGCCGCGAGCATGTGCCCGTTCTGATTCACGTCACGGAAGTAACCCAGCCCCAGGGCCACTCCACCTCCGGCTCCCACGAGCGCTACAAGAGCAAGGAGCGCCTGAGCTGGGAAGAAGAGCACGACTGCCTGCGCAAAATGCGCGAGTGGCTGCTCAGCGAAGGCCACGCCTCAGCCGAGGAGCTCGACCAGATTGAGAGTGAAACCAAAGACGTGGTGAAAAAAGCCCGCGTGGCCGCCTGGGATTCGTTTTTCAACCCCATCAAGCAGGAGCGCGACGAGGCCGTGGCGCTGCTGGAAAAGCTGGTGGCTGAAACCGGGGAGGAAAACCGCCTCCACGAAATGGTGGAGCAGCTGCGCCACAACCCGACGCCCATCCGTGCCGACATTGTACGCACCATCAAGCGGGCCCTGCGCCTGGTGCGCGATACGCGTAGTGGTGCCCGCCGCAGCCTGCAAAACCATCTGGAGCAGGCCTTGGCCGAAAATTCGGACCGCTACAACTCCTACCTCTACAGCCAGAGCGAGCAGGCGGCGTTGAATATTGAGGTCGTGCCCGCCGAGTTTGCGGCCAACACGCCCCAAGTCGATGCCCGGGAAGTGCTGCAGGCTTGCTTCGAGGCCAACTTCCGCCGCGACCCGACCATCTTCGCCATCGGGGAGGACGTGGGTAAAATCGGGGACGTGAACCAGGCGTTTGCCGGCTTGCAGGACAAGTTTGGGGAGCTGCGCGTGACCGACACCGGTATCCGGGAATGCACCATCGTGGGGCAGGGGATTGGCGCTGCGCTGCGCGGCCTGCGGCCCATCACCGAAATCCAGTACCTGGACTACCTGCTCTACGCTATCCAGATTCTGAGCGACGATGTGGCCTGCCTGCAGTACCGCACCAAGGGCGGGCAGAAAGCTCCGCTGATTGTACGCACCCGCGGCCACCGCTTGGAAGGCATCTGGCACTCCGGCTCTCCTATTGGGATGATTTTGAGCAGCATCCGCGGTATGCACGTACTGGTGCCCCGCGACATGACCCAGGCCGCCGGCTTCTATAACACGTTGCTGCGCTCCGACGAGCCGGCTCTCGTCATTGAGTGCCTGAACGGCTACCGCCTCAAGGAGCGGATTCCGCAGAACGTGGGCGAATTCACGGTACCTCTGGGCGTACCCGAAATCCTGCAGGAAGGCCAGGATATTACTATCGTGACCTACGGCTCGATGTGCCGCATCGTGCAGGATGCCGCCCGGCAACTGGCCGAGGTGGGCATTTCGGTGGAAATCATCGACGTGCAGACCCTGCTGCCCTTTGATATTGACCACGTCATTGCCGACAGCCTGCGCAAAACCAACCGGGTACTGTTTGCCGACGAAGACGTGCCCGGCGGGGCCACGGCCTACATGATGCAGCACGTGCTCGACGAGCAACAGGGCTACCGCTTCCTCGATTCCCAGCCCCGCTGCCTTGCCGCCCAGGCTCACCGTCCGCCCTACGGCTCCGACGGTGACTATTTCTCCAAGCCCAACGCGGAGGACGTATTCGACGCCGTGTATGAGCTCATGCACGAAGCCGACCCCAAGCGTTTTCCGACCATTTACTAA
- a CDS encoding acyl transferase codes for MSFRDEFLRTLPALTPATFEAAALRLFRHQARHCPPYQQWLRLLGCQVEHIAHLEEIPFLPIEFFKTHEVRTEPTEWEPQEVFLSSGTTQQQRSRHLVRDPQLYRQNAARIFEQVYGRPLTQWTFLALLPSYLDQGQSSLVAMVDYFATESGQAQPAFFLHDHAALLQALAEAKKDSTRRVMLIGVSYALLDLVAEYGAAPELQGLTVLETGGMKGRRREMIREELHAELQQAFGPAGIHSEYGMTELLSQAYSLGDGRFHCPAPLRILLRDPADPFSVSSTRPDGAINVIDLANIDSCAFIETKDLARQYPDGSFEVLGRMDNSDVRGCNQMAG; via the coding sequence ATGAGTTTCCGCGACGAATTTCTCCGCACCCTTCCGGCCCTTACGCCTGCCACCTTCGAAGCGGCGGCGCTCCGCCTGTTTCGCCACCAGGCCCGGCATTGTCCGCCCTATCAGCAGTGGCTGCGGCTGCTGGGCTGCCAGGTAGAGCATATAGCACACCTGGAAGAAATCCCTTTCCTGCCTATCGAGTTCTTCAAAACCCACGAGGTGCGCACCGAGCCCACGGAGTGGGAGCCGCAGGAAGTATTTCTGAGCAGTGGCACCACCCAGCAGCAGCGCAGCCGCCACCTCGTGCGCGACCCGCAGCTCTACCGCCAAAACGCGGCCCGTATCTTCGAGCAGGTATACGGCCGGCCGCTCACCCAGTGGACCTTTCTGGCTCTTTTGCCGTCGTATCTGGATCAGGGCCAGTCGTCGTTGGTGGCTATGGTGGATTATTTCGCCACCGAGTCGGGCCAGGCGCAGCCTGCCTTCTTCCTGCACGACCATGCCGCGCTGCTGCAAGCCCTGGCCGAAGCCAAAAAAGACTCCACGCGCCGCGTTATGCTTATCGGCGTGTCGTATGCGCTGCTGGACTTAGTGGCCGAGTACGGGGCTGCGCCCGAGTTGCAAGGCCTCACCGTGCTCGAAACCGGCGGCATGAAGGGGCGGCGCCGCGAAATGATTCGGGAGGAACTGCACGCCGAGCTGCAGCAAGCCTTTGGGCCCGCCGGTATTCACTCCGAGTACGGCATGACCGAGCTACTATCTCAGGCCTATAGCCTGGGCGACGGCCGTTTCCACTGCCCCGCGCCGCTACGCATCCTGCTGCGCGACCCAGCCGACCCATTCTCGGTATCTTCCACCCGGCCCGACGGCGCCATCAACGTCATCGACCTGGCCAATATCGACTCCTGCGCCTTTATCGAAACCAAGGACCTGGCCCGCCAGTACCCGGATGGTTCGTTTGAAGTGCTGGGCCGCATGGATAACTCCGATGTGCGCGGCTGCAATCAAATGGCCGGGTAG
- a CDS encoding sigma-54-dependent transcriptional regulator, translating into MPRILIIDDEKAIRNTLKEILEYESYTVDQAEDGPTGLDMLIKNKYDVVLCDIKMPKMDGIEVLERAQIASPDAAFIMVSAHGNIDTAVDATKKGAFDFIQKPPDLNRLLVTVRNALDRTKLVTETKTLKKKIAKSSEMIGSSPELEAVRKQIAKVAPTDARVLITGPNGAGKEMVARQLHELSNRAGGPMIEVNCAAIPSELIESELFGHEKGSFTSAVKQRIGKFEQADGGTLFLDEIGDMSLSAQAKVLRALQENKITRVGGEKEISVNVRVIAATNKDLQQEIADRNFREDLYHRLSVILIKVPALNDRRDDIGDLVQRFLQDIARDYGDKPKNIDPKALEYLKGLDWRGNIRELRNVVERLIIMSDDTITEADAKAFAGK; encoded by the coding sequence ATGCCCAGAATCCTGATAATTGACGACGAAAAGGCCATCCGGAACACTCTGAAAGAGATTCTGGAGTACGAGAGCTACACCGTCGACCAGGCCGAGGACGGCCCGACCGGCCTCGACATGCTCATCAAGAACAAGTACGACGTGGTGCTCTGCGACATCAAAATGCCCAAGATGGACGGCATCGAGGTGCTGGAGCGGGCCCAGATTGCCTCCCCTGACGCGGCCTTTATCATGGTGTCGGCCCACGGCAACATCGACACGGCCGTGGATGCCACCAAAAAAGGCGCGTTCGACTTCATCCAGAAGCCGCCAGACCTGAACCGCCTGCTCGTAACGGTGCGCAACGCCCTGGACCGCACCAAGCTCGTCACCGAAACCAAAACGCTCAAGAAAAAGATTGCCAAGAGCTCCGAGATGATAGGCTCCTCGCCCGAGCTCGAAGCCGTGCGCAAGCAGATTGCCAAAGTAGCCCCCACCGACGCCCGCGTGCTCATCACGGGGCCCAACGGGGCGGGCAAGGAAATGGTGGCCCGCCAGCTGCACGAGCTCAGCAACCGTGCCGGCGGCCCCATGATTGAGGTCAACTGCGCCGCCATCCCTTCGGAGCTGATTGAATCCGAGCTGTTTGGCCACGAGAAAGGCTCGTTCACGTCGGCGGTGAAGCAGCGCATCGGCAAGTTTGAGCAGGCCGACGGCGGCACTCTTTTCCTGGATGAAATCGGCGACATGAGCCTCTCGGCCCAGGCCAAGGTGCTGCGCGCCCTGCAGGAAAACAAGATTACCCGCGTGGGCGGCGAAAAGGAAATTTCGGTGAACGTGCGCGTCATTGCGGCCACCAACAAGGACTTGCAGCAGGAGATTGCCGACCGCAACTTCCGCGAGGACCTTTACCACCGTCTCTCGGTTATCCTAATCAAAGTGCCGGCCCTGAACGACCGCCGCGACGACATCGGCGACCTGGTGCAGCGCTTCCTGCAGGATATTGCCCGCGACTACGGCGACAAGCCCAAGAACATCGACCCCAAAGCCCTGGAGTACCTCAAAGGCCTCGACTGGCGCGGCAACATCCGCGAATTGCGCAACGTGGTCGAGCGCCTCATCATCATGAGCGACGACACTATCACCGAAGCCGACGCCAAGGCTTTTGCCGGGAAGTAA
- a CDS encoding S8 family serine peptidase — MQKKQHNARFAWLVSASAIAASTMFSACSKEEAQPADAGVAQSSSSEAKSEEGGIPGQYIVVLKDDAVATSASESYSEKVKKVKEVGQGILKSRGARAEALGYAYGHALKGFSATLSAAEANELRADARVAYVEQDQIISLGKPGATAGGGGTAAQPAQVTPYGINRVGTADGTGRTAWIIDSGIDLTHPDLNVDVARSKSFLTSGADYTNPNDGNGHGTHVAGTIAAKNNTIGVVGVAANATVVAVRVLNSRGSGSNSGVIAGVDYVGANGKAGDVANMSLGGGVSQALDDAVLRASAGGVLFALAAGNETDNANNHSPARVNGANIYTISAMNSTDSWASFSNFGNPPVDYCMPGVSIQSTWLSGGYNTISGTSMAAPHMAGVLLLKGKAFTTSGNVKNDPDGSADPIAHL; from the coding sequence ATGCAGAAGAAACAACACAATGCTCGGTTTGCTTGGTTAGTGAGTGCTTCGGCCATTGCGGCCAGCACGATGTTCAGTGCCTGTTCGAAAGAGGAAGCCCAACCCGCCGACGCAGGCGTGGCCCAGAGCAGCAGCAGCGAAGCCAAATCGGAAGAAGGGGGTATTCCGGGTCAGTACATCGTGGTGCTCAAGGATGACGCGGTGGCCACTAGCGCCAGTGAGTCCTACTCGGAGAAAGTAAAGAAGGTAAAGGAAGTAGGACAGGGTATTCTTAAGTCGCGGGGAGCCCGCGCCGAGGCCCTGGGCTATGCCTACGGCCACGCCCTGAAAGGCTTCTCGGCCACGCTGTCGGCAGCTGAAGCCAACGAGCTGCGGGCCGATGCGCGGGTAGCCTACGTGGAGCAGGACCAGATTATTTCCCTGGGTAAGCCCGGCGCCACGGCTGGCGGGGGCGGCACCGCTGCCCAGCCCGCCCAGGTAACGCCCTACGGCATCAACCGCGTGGGAACGGCCGATGGCACCGGCCGCACCGCCTGGATTATCGACAGCGGCATCGACCTGACGCACCCCGACCTGAACGTAGACGTGGCCCGCAGCAAGTCGTTCTTGACCAGCGGCGCCGATTATACCAACCCCAACGACGGTAACGGGCACGGCACGCACGTAGCCGGTACCATTGCGGCCAAGAACAACACGATTGGTGTGGTAGGCGTGGCTGCCAATGCAACGGTAGTAGCCGTGCGGGTGCTCAACTCCCGTGGCAGCGGCTCCAACTCCGGGGTTATTGCCGGTGTGGATTACGTAGGTGCCAATGGCAAGGCCGGCGACGTGGCCAATATGAGCCTGGGCGGGGGCGTGTCGCAGGCTTTGGATGATGCCGTGCTGCGGGCTTCGGCCGGGGGCGTGCTTTTCGCCCTGGCCGCCGGCAACGAAACCGACAACGCCAACAACCACTCCCCAGCCCGGGTGAATGGAGCCAACATCTACACCATCTCGGCCATGAACAGCACCGACAGCTGGGCTTCGTTCTCCAACTTCGGCAACCCGCCCGTGGACTACTGCATGCCCGGCGTCAGCATCCAGTCGACCTGGCTGAGCGGGGGCTACAACACCATTAGCGGCACT